From Nitrobacter sp. NHB1, a single genomic window includes:
- a CDS encoding ArsR/SmtB family transcription factor — protein sequence MESEAVILALAALAQSTRLDVFRLLVKHEPKGLAAGDIAKAVAVPQNTMSSHLAVLSRAGLVSARRFSRSIVYRADLTRFGGVIQFLLEDCCGGRANLCAPAATSKRGRHARV from the coding sequence ATGGAATCTGAAGCCGTTATCCTGGCGCTCGCGGCGCTCGCCCAATCGACCCGGCTGGATGTCTTCAGGCTTCTGGTGAAGCATGAACCGAAGGGCCTTGCAGCGGGCGATATCGCGAAAGCTGTTGCCGTGCCGCAAAACACGATGTCGTCGCATCTTGCGGTTCTGTCCCGTGCCGGACTGGTTTCGGCGCGGCGTTTCAGCCGGTCGATCGTCTATCGCGCTGACCTTACGCGCTTTGGCGGCGTGATTCAGTTCCTGCTCGAAGACTGCTGCGGCGGTCGCGCCAATTTGTGCGCGCCCGCGGCGACAAGCAAGCGCGGCAGGCATGCCAGAGTTTGA
- a CDS encoding MIP/aquaporin family protein, translating to MPEFDLPRRLTAEALGTALLVAAVVGSGVMAEGLTKDAALALLGNTISTGAILVVLITVFGPISGAHFNPAVTLVFWFKRELSTNDGLMYVIVQIIGGIVGTMTAHLMFGLPLLNASMKIRTGGAQWFAEAVASFGLVATILAGLRFERGSVPWLVGLYITAAYWFTASTSFANPAVAVARSLTNTFSGIRPRDLPGFITAELCGAIIGVIVIGWLLREVNRAAPISKEVQP from the coding sequence ATGCCAGAGTTTGATCTGCCGCGCAGGTTGACGGCTGAAGCGCTCGGGACAGCGCTCTTGGTCGCGGCCGTGGTCGGCTCTGGCGTCATGGCGGAGGGGCTTACGAAGGATGCGGCGCTGGCGCTGCTCGGCAATACCATTTCCACCGGCGCAATCCTGGTTGTTCTGATTACCGTATTCGGACCGATCTCCGGCGCGCATTTCAATCCCGCCGTAACGCTGGTTTTCTGGTTTAAGCGTGAACTGTCGACGAACGATGGGCTGATGTATGTCATAGTCCAGATTATCGGCGGCATTGTCGGCACGATGACCGCACATCTGATGTTCGGGCTGCCGCTTCTGAATGCATCGATGAAAATCCGCACCGGCGGCGCGCAATGGTTTGCTGAGGCCGTCGCGTCGTTCGGATTGGTCGCAACGATCCTTGCGGGACTTCGTTTTGAGCGCGGCTCGGTGCCGTGGCTGGTTGGTCTCTATATCACGGCCGCGTACTGGTTTACGGCGTCGACATCGTTTGCCAATCCGGCCGTCGCGGTGGCGCGTTCGCTGACCAACACGTTTTCCGGGATTCGTCCGCGGGACCTTCCGGGTTTTATCACCGCCGAACTTTGTGGGGCTATCATCGGCGTGATTGTTATTGGTTGGCTGCTGCGCGAGGTTAATCGCGCGGCTCCCATCAGCAAGGAGGTTCAGCCATGA
- a CDS encoding Nramp family divalent metal transporter, which yields MDVKTPGLSPDPEPVPVSEPSHGAFSAGAGWRPEAPARPSLEEVHATVPVPATGHWLRRLLAFAGPGYMVSVGYMDPGNWATDIAGGSQFGYTLLSVILLSNLMAILLQALAARLGIAAGLDLAQACRASYSRPVNFMLWLVCEAAIIACDLAEVIGTAIALQLLFGIPLIGGALIAALDAVLLLLLMNRGFRFLEAFVVALLIVIAVCFAIQIVAAAPPVVEILHGFAPSREIVTNPEMLYIAIGIIGATVMPHNLYLHSSIVQTRAYPRTEEGRRSAIRWATADSTLALMLALFVNAAILIVAAAVFHRSGHTEVAEIGDAFRLMSPLLGLSIASTLFAIALLASGLNSTVTATLAGQIVMEGFLRLRMPMWARRLVTRGIAIVPVIAVTAFYGERGTAQLLVLSQVVLSMQLPFAVIPLVRFVSDRRKMGKFAISTGTAVAAWIVAGVIVILNVKLLVDTLAG from the coding sequence ATGGATGTGAAAACACCTGGTTTGTCGCCCGATCCTGAGCCTGTGCCGGTGTCGGAGCCGTCGCATGGAGCCTTTTCGGCTGGGGCTGGCTGGCGTCCGGAAGCGCCGGCTCGCCCCAGCCTTGAGGAGGTCCATGCGACGGTGCCGGTGCCCGCGACCGGGCACTGGCTGCGTCGCCTGCTGGCCTTTGCGGGCCCCGGTTACATGGTCTCGGTGGGGTACATGGACCCCGGCAACTGGGCCACCGACATCGCGGGCGGTTCGCAGTTCGGTTACACGCTGCTGTCGGTCATCCTGCTGTCGAACCTCATGGCGATCCTGTTGCAGGCGCTCGCCGCGCGGCTTGGCATCGCGGCCGGCCTCGATCTCGCGCAGGCGTGCCGCGCCAGCTATTCGCGGCCAGTCAATTTCATGCTGTGGCTGGTCTGCGAGGCGGCGATCATCGCCTGCGACCTGGCTGAGGTGATCGGCACGGCGATCGCGCTGCAGTTGCTGTTCGGCATTCCGCTGATCGGCGGCGCGCTGATTGCGGCACTGGACGCTGTTCTGCTGTTGCTGTTGATGAACCGGGGCTTCCGTTTCCTTGAGGCCTTTGTGGTCGCGCTGCTGATCGTGATCGCGGTCTGTTTTGCAATCCAGATCGTTGCCGCCGCGCCGCCGGTCGTCGAGATTCTGCACGGCTTCGCACCGTCACGCGAGATCGTCACCAATCCGGAAATGCTCTACATCGCCATCGGCATCATCGGCGCGACGGTCATGCCGCATAACCTCTATCTGCATTCGTCGATCGTGCAGACGCGCGCATATCCGCGCACGGAGGAGGGGCGGCGGAGTGCGATCCGGTGGGCTACCGCCGACAGCACACTGGCGCTGATGCTGGCGCTGTTCGTCAACGCCGCCATTCTGATCGTGGCCGCCGCGGTGTTTCACCGCAGTGGTCACACCGAGGTGGCTGAAATCGGCGACGCGTTCAGGCTGATGTCGCCGCTATTGGGTCTCAGCATCGCCTCGACGCTGTTCGCGATCGCGCTTTTGGCCTCCGGCCTCAATTCCACAGTGACGGCGACGCTTGCGGGCCAGATCGTGATGGAAGGTTTTCTGCGTTTGCGGATGCCGATGTGGGCGCGGCGGCTGGTCACCCGCGGCATCGCCATCGTTCCGGTGATCGCCGTCACTGCGTTCTATGGCGAGCGCGGCACCGCGCAACTTCTGGTTCTCAGTCAGGTCGTCCTGTCGATGCAGTTGCCGTTCGCGGTGATCCCGCTGGTCCGCTTTGTCTCGGATCGGCGCAAGATGGGCAAGTTCGCGATTTCAACCGGAACTGCCGTTGCGGCATGGATCGTCGCCGGTGTGATCGTGATCCTCAATGTGAAGCTGCTGGTGGACACGCTTGCCGGATAA
- the arsC gene encoding arsenate reductase (glutaredoxin) (This arsenate reductase requires both glutathione and glutaredoxin to convert arsenate to arsenite, after which the efflux transporter formed by ArsA and ArsB can extrude the arsenite from the cell, providing resistance.) codes for MTVTIYHNPSCGTSRNTLAMIRQSGEEPVIVEYLKHPPDRARLRALADAMMLPIRALLREKGTPYAELDLGNPKWTDDQLLDFMLAYPILIQRPIVETSQGTRICRPSETVLDLLDSPVASTK; via the coding sequence ATGACCGTGACGATCTATCACAACCCGTCCTGCGGCACCTCCCGTAACACGCTGGCGATGATTCGGCAGAGCGGCGAGGAGCCGGTGATCGTCGAATACCTCAAGCATCCGCCGGACCGTGCGCGGCTTCGCGCGCTCGCAGACGCCATGATGCTTCCCATCCGCGCGCTGCTGCGGGAGAAGGGCACGCCCTATGCCGAGCTCGATCTCGGCAATCCCAAATGGACCGACGACCAGCTTCTCGATTTCATGCTGGCGTACCCGATCCTGATTCAACGCCCGATCGTGGAAACGTCGCAGGGCACGCGGATTTGCCGTCCGTCTGAGACGGTGCTCGATCTGCTCGATTCTCCCGTCGCTTCCACAAAGTAG